Genomic window (Fibrobacter sp. UWR4):
CTTAGAAGCAGCCATAACCTTGGCGGCATCTTCGGTGATGTGCGGAGCAACGAGAATTTCGTGAATTTCAGCCATTAGCGGCCTCCTTCAAGTTCTGCGAGAGCAGCCTGAGAGATAACAACGTTGTTTGCACGAACGATATCGTAGGTGTTGACGTCAGCAACGCGAGCGCAACGGCACCAAGGGATATTGTTGGAAGACAGGTAGAGGTTAGCGTCCTTGTCGCTCACGATGAAGAGAGCGTTACGCTGTTCCAGACCAGCCTTTGCGAGGACGGAAAGGAGATCCTTGGTCTTGGGAGCTGCGAAGCTGAGAGCTTCGAACACCATCACCTTGCCTTCTGCAGCCTTAGCGGACAGAGCAGAGTGGAAAGCGATCTTCTTGACCTTCTTGTTCACCTTTTCGAAGTAGTCATGAGACTTAGGACCGTGAGCCTTAGCACCACGAACCCAAACTGCAGAGGTGTTCTGACCAGAACGTGCACGACCAGTACCCTTCTGCTTCCAAGGCTTCTGACCACCACCGCTAACAGCGGACTTGTTCTTGGTCTGAGCAGTGCCCTGACGGTTGTTGTTCAGGATAGCCTTGATGTGCAAGTACATGCAAACCTTGTTGACTTCTTCCTCGAACATTGCCGGAAGCTGGATTTCATTCTTGTAGTCGCCAGTAGCGGCGAAGAGCTTTGCATTAGTAGCCATTAGTCTTTCCTCACCACGATAATGCTGTTCTTTGCACCGGGGACTGCGCCGCGGACGAAGATCAGGTTGCGGTCGCCATCAACCTTAACGACCTGGAGGTGCTTAACGGTAACCTTCTTGTTACCGAACTGGCCAGCCATGCGCTTACCCGGGAAAACACGACCCGGATAGGAGTTAGCGGAAGTACCACCCGGTTCACGCATATTGTGAGTACCGTGGGAACGAGGACCGCTGTGGAAGTTGTGGCGCTTGATGGTACCAGAGAAGCCGTGACCCTTGGAGATACCGGAAACGTTGACAACCTTAGCGTCAGCGAAATCGGCAGCACCGAATTCCTTGCCAACCGGCCAGGATTCGAGATCAGCGACATCAAATTCAGCGAGGTGTTCACGAACAGCAACGTCAGCCTTCTTAAAGTGGCCGATTTCTGCCTTATTGGCACGCTGTTCCTTCTTGAGACCAAAGCCGATCTGGACAGCAGTATAGCCGTCCTTCTCTTCTGTCTTGTGGGAAACAACCACGCACGGACCGGCTTCGAGAACCGTTACA
Coding sequences:
- the rplC gene encoding 50S ribosomal protein L3; protein product: MNGILAKKLGMTQVFTEQGECVPVTVLEAGPCVVVSHKTEEKDGYTAVQIGFGLKKEQRANKAEIGHFKKADVAVREHLAEFDVADLESWPVGKEFGAADFADAKVVNVSGISKGHGFSGTIKRHNFHSGPRSHGTHNMREPGGTSANSYPGRVFPGKRMAGQFGNKKVTVKHLQVVKVDGDRNLIFVRGAVPGAKNSIIVVRKD
- the rplD gene encoding 50S ribosomal protein L4, whose amino-acid sequence is MATNAKLFAATGDYKNEIQLPAMFEEEVNKVCMYLHIKAILNNNRQGTAQTKNKSAVSGGGQKPWKQKGTGRARSGQNTSAVWVRGAKAHGPKSHDYFEKVNKKVKKIAFHSALSAKAAEGKVMVFEALSFAAPKTKDLLSVLAKAGLEQRNALFIVSDKDANLYLSSNNIPWCRCARVADVNTYDIVRANNVVISQAALAELEGGR